Part of the Alteracholeplasma palmae J233 genome, CTAATGTTAGATAACCACTTTTCGCATTAAGTAAAGCAGATTTAAAGCTGATATCATTATAATAAGTAACACCGCTACTTAGATTAACAGATATATTATTTTCAATCATAAGGCCATTACCTTTTAAACTACCACTAGAACATTTTAAAGACATATCATAGGACTTTATATTGTCTAATAAAAGTGAACCAGAAGAAACTTTAGCTGAAATTGTTTGTGCATTTAGCCCATAAATTTTAGTTGAACCACTAGAAGTAATTGTATTAAGTAATTCAGATTTAAATTTTAATTCTTGATTAGGGTTGCCAAAACGAATATGACCGCTGGAATTTTTTAAATAGATGTAATGGGCAAAGCTATCATTGATTTTACAAGTAGCACTGTAAGCATTAATATTAAAGGTTGTTGCATAAATAGATGATAATTCAGCTTTCCCACTGCGTTGTATCATATAAAGTTGATTTAATGATTTAGCTTTGGGTAGCTTCACTAGTATTTTTTTATTTTTACTGTTTTTATAATAATGATTAGAAAAAATAATGCCATGAACAACAAGTGTTAAAAATAAAATTAAGGCATGCCACCAACCGTTTTGGCTGACTTGATTTTTAAATATAAAATAGAAACCTATATATAATCCAGCAAAGACAATCATTTGAATGAAACCAAGCACCCAAATTCTATGAATGCGTTCGATAACTGAAATTTGATTTTCATGGATGAAAACTTCTATCGGGTTTGAA contains:
- a CDS encoding DUF4097 family beta strand repeat-containing protein; the encoded protein is MNKQDFLNQLKQALYENKISDPNEVLDYYTDLIEGQIEKGITEQEAIQSLSKISDIILELKDSENGSNNNFTFSNYIQARPVANTILGDKITSSSSLKKVKSYHINIDKEYCLNTKLWERNIEIIPSDSNTIDIEYKKSFSNPIEVFIHENQISVIERIHRIWVLGFIQMIVFAGLYIGFYFIFKNQVSQNGWWHALILFLTLVVHGIIFSNHYYKNSKNKKILVKLPKAKSLNQLYMIQRSGKAELSSIYATTFNINAYSATCKINDSFAHYIYLKNSSGHIRFGNPNQELKFKSELLNTITSSGSTKIYGLNAQTISAKVSSGSLLLDNIKSYDMSLKCSSGSLKGNGLMIENNISVNLSSGVTYYNDISFKSALLNAKSGYLTLDNIKGSSNDYILKTKYTSGSIKINREKVANIHTSNTTSKDEINAKVSSGSIKLNFLNK